The genomic stretch TCGCCGGCTGCGCCGGCTCCTCCTACCGGGCGGGCAAGCCCGCCCGCGAGATGTGCTGTTCGCCAACCGCTTTCGCGGTTGACTCGTATTTTATTGTGCCGCAACATTTTTGGTTATGCGCCGCTGACGCGGCGCTGCTGACAGCTCCTTTATCGTTGTGGCTGAATCGCTTTCGCGATTCAATGAGTGACACGATACGCCGCGCTCCGCGACGGCTGCCTCTTGCCATACTCACGATAGTTACTCCTATTTCGTTGCTATACAATAGCTTTCACTTACCATACCATAACTATGGTTATCCCACAGCCGTTTTAACAGAAGCAGCGTCCCAATTATTGATTATATAATCGGTTTATCACCGGGGACATCCCGACGCGCTCTCCGCTGATCCTTCGTCGCGGCCCGCCCCGGCATCGCATCAAACACCCGACCCCCTGCCGACGCTCACGCGCCGGCCACACCGCGGCACCGAGCCCACCCCGACAACCTCACCCAGCCACCGGCAGGCCACACCCCACCACGCTTACCGCAGCACCCCACACCCGCTACAGCACCACCAGCCAGCCACCCCATCACACGCCACCGCACCCCACAGGCCACACAGCCCACCAGAGACCCCTCGGCCCCCGAACCACCCCAGGTCGCTTAACCCACCCCCGACCCAGCCCACACCAAGCCCACTACCCCGTCACCAACCACGGATTAGCCCGCACCAACAACACATCGGCATGACACGCCAACCCCAACGGACCCGCCGCCGTATCGGCATCAGTCCATGCCTCCAACGACGTCGACATTGTGTCCGTCATTTCTCTCTCCTCGCTAATTGACTCTCCGTACCTTCAACGGACATCTGTTTGATGTCGTTAATGCCGGCCCGCTCCACGTCACGGCCGAATAGACCCAGCGCTGTGGTCTTGGCACGCCAGGCCAATGTGTTTTGCGTCTGACTTCGCGATAGAGATCGGTGTGTCGATCAGACGACATCCGACGGGTTCTCCGAGCTCTCTTGGAGGATCTGATCATGTCCGAAGCAAACTCTGGTGGCGACCGCTCGCACCGTCGCCCGAAGCGGTTCTTGAGCCCGTCGCAGAAGTACGAGATATGGCTGCAGCTGGTACGCCAGGAGGTGACGATCGCCGAGGCCGCCGCCAACCATCAGGTGGATCGCACGACGATCATGCGCATCCGCACGATCGCCAAGGAAGGTGCGCTGGCCGCGCTGGCGGCAGCCAAGCCAGGCGCGGCGGCCCGCCAACGCGACTACGAACTCGATGCCGCCAAGGCCGAGAACGCGCGGCTGTCCGAGGCACTCAAGGAGATGGCCGTGCGGCTGACGTTGGTCGAGGGAAAAGGGCGCTGGGGCTAAGTGGCCGAGTCCCACACCGTGTCGACGTGGCCACCAAGACGGCGCTGTTGGGCTTGCTCGACCAGGCGGTCGATGAAGGTTGGACACTGCGCCAGGCATGCCATGCGTTGGAGCTCGGCGAGCTGCGGGCACATCGCTGGATCGCTCGCCGAGCGATCGGCCAGCTGGTCGACAAGATCCCTGGTGGGTCGCCCATGCATGGGCTGCTCGACGAAGAAGTCAGCGAGATCTTGGCGTTGTTCGACCAGTGGGGCGAGACCGACCGCTCGCACCGCAAGCTTGCTCACCGCGGCTCTTATCTGGGCCGGGTATGGGTGTCACCGTCGAGTGTTCGTCGGGTCCTGTTCTTGGCGGACAAGCACTTTCGACCACTTCCCAAGCCTGGACGTTCTCAACGCAAGCCCTTCCCGGATTGGGTGGACTACAAGCCGAACTCGATCTGGATTTACGATACGACGCACTTCACCAGGGCGGGGATGGCAGTGTTGATCATTCAGGATTTGGTCTCGCGCAAGTGGATCACCGAGGTCGTCTCCGCTGAGGAAACCTCCACCCAGGTCGAGATCGGGTTCACCGACGCGCTCGACATCGAGGGACTCCTGCAGGCCGTTGAGCGACGCGCCGACGGCCTGGTCGATATCGGCATCGACGACCAGGCCCGGCCGATCCTGCTCGCGGTGTCCGATAACGGTCCCCAGATGACGTCGGGCTCGACGCGGGAGTTCATGGCCATGTCTGCGATCGCCCAGCACTTCGGACGCCCCGGAACGCCGACCGATCAAGCCTGGATCGAGAGTTTCAACGGGCACCTCAAGGCCGAGTTCCCGCACCTGCTCGCGATCGAGGACCCCGCCACCCTGCGCGCCGAACTTGCCGTCACCCGCCAATTCTGGAACGGAGTCCGGTTGCACGCCGGCATCGGCTATGTCACGCCCAACGACGAACACGAAGGACGAGGGGAGGCCATCCGCAAAGCACGCCAAGCCGGGCTCGAATCCGCCCGCAACCGCCGACTTGCCTGGCACCGCCAGCAAAGGCACACTCAACCCATACAGGATCCCGACGATGTTGTCTGATCAAACGCGAATGTCTATCGCAAAGTCACCAGGACCGAGGCGAGCCCACCCCTGGCGACCTCGCCGGAGCGCTTCGACTTCTCGCCACAAGAATCGAACCCACTCCTCAGTTGGATACCCGTTGAAGGTAGATCGGAGCAAACATAAATGCCCCACAGCACAACTGACGAGCGTTATGGATTTGAGAGTCCACTTGTCGAGCGACTTCTACATGCGGTGGACTCCGTCTCCCACGCCTGACCACGCTGTCTTCCAACGCCGTGACCGCCTCCACGATGTGGGCGTGCCAGGGTGCACAACGATGACCGAGCGCTCCGGAAGTCCTTCCAGCGCGCTCGCCGAAGTAATCAGTTCAGCTGTGGGGGACCATAATTCGGCGACCACCAACTGCTCAGTCTGCCGCCGCCACTCGTCCTCGCTGGTCACGATCAGACCGCAGCCACAACGCCCCTGCTCGCCATCGCCAACCATCCAGTCGCAGTCATGAGCGCTGACAATGGATTCGGTGCGCGTGCGATCGGGTGTGGTGATCGTCATTGCCCGCCTCGAGTCTTTACGGGTTGGTTGATGTGAGCACCGTGAGCGCTCGGTCGTAGCTGTGAATCGCGGCGCGCATACTTGTGACCGAGGCTAGGTGCGCCTGCGCGGCGGCGACGTGAGATTCAGCAGCTCCCACCGCGGAGTCCGCCATCACTGCGACCGCGGCCCGTAACGATGACAGCGCGTCGAGCAGGTCGGCCGTCGCGCCAGCCTTCCGTAACTCATTCGTCATCGCTAATGTCCATGTCCGCGGCCCGGCGTAGCGGTCGCTCAAATACGCGACGATCCTGGACTGTGCATCCGGCGGCAACGGAGCGACAACATCGACGATGACGGCCAGCGCCCCTACTTCCTCGTCGATCTGCTCGTCGACAGATTCGTCACCCGCCGAGCCGCTATCTACTAGCTCCATGTGGCGTTGCCTCCTTAATCGGTAGGACATTTCGGATCGATGCAGCCCTGACAGCGCGGCCCGCCCCATCACCGCAACGTCCTCACCTGCAGCATTGACGGCCAGCAACCTTCTACCGGGTGGCAGTGCCGAGTGCGACGCGACACCGGGGCACAATCGGTGTCCACCCGAGGCTGAATAAGAGTCGCGCGCGCCATGCCCAGCAATGTAAACCCGAGGAGCGACAGTTACCGACAGCCGAAGAAGCGGGCATACAAGAATTACGATTCGATGCACCGTGCATCGCATTGTGGTCACTGAATGAGGCCTTCAACCCGTCCGCATAGAAAAAGCCTCGGCGGCCGATAAGACGCGCATCTCAGCGGCCCTCGGTCCAAAACTGATTGAGCCGTCCGATTGCCTCGTCGCGGGTCAGGCCGGCAATATCCTTACGGCTGAGGCCAACTCGGTTGACGAGAAGTGCGGCCACTTCAGCAGGCACCGCCTCGGCGGTTTCTTGAACACTCGCCCGCGCCGGGCACTTGTTGTCACGTACCGCGGCCCAGAAAGTGGACTCGTCGACCTGTAACTGATCACGCAAAATATGGGCCCACAGGCGCGGGCCGTAGGTCTGGCGATTCGGCGGGTGAGAAATGCGAGTCCGAAGGACCCGCCCATCGGGTAGACGGAGTTCGTATGTGATGTGGTGAGTTCCGGTGCGGCCGAGCGCATCACGGACAGGCGTCCACCCTTCCAGGCGGCAGAAGGCGTCGTGATCCGCCCGAGTGGGTGCGGGCCATGTCACGCCTGGCCTGCCAGTTGTCCGGCGGTCAGCCAGCTCGAGAGCTCGTCATCGGTAGACACCGCACTGAGTTGCGGAATCCACCAATTATCAGCGTGGTTAGGTGCCGCGTGCAGCCGCTCAGTCCAGTCGGTCGCGTACTCACGCAGAGCGTCGATCATGTCCGTCGCCGCCTCCGCCAAAGTGGGGCCATCAGCAGAAAGGGGCGTGTTAGGAATGAAGATGGACCAGCCGTCAGCTTCGGCGATCACCTCGGGTTGGCGCGCCTGCACCTCGAGGAAACGGCGCAGACGCTCGCCATCGACGAGTGCGAACGCCGCCTGGTCGCGACGTAGCCCCGCTGGTAGACCGCGCGCCGCCGCGTCGAGCATTTTCCTTAGGTGAGCTCGACCTTCGGTGACGCTGTTGAACCAAGCAGAGGCTGTCATGTACATTAGTGTACAGCCTGTACATGACGCCTTCTCATCCGCAATGAGCGGAGGCGACGACCGTGGGCACGAATTCCCGCACCGCCCCACCCGGCTTTGCCGCGATCGCCCCTGCCGCACCGCGGTTAAAAACCTGGATGCGGCAGCCGAACACAGCTAGATCCTCCTCGGACACCGGCGTATAGCTCGTCAGCTCGCCGGTGAACGTCACCTGCGTCGCGACAACGAAGTACACCGAATGACCGCGGGCCTGTCCAACGGCCCGCATCGCCGCATCCAGAAACACCACGGTGCGATCGATACCGCAGTACAGCCCATCGAGGAATACCACAATGGGCTTGCGCTTCCGGGCTTCGTTCACTTGATCACCGAACCGGCCGCCCAACAGCTCCGGCGCGCCCCCGTGATCGAACGGCTCCACAAAGTGATCGACCGCCGTCCCCAGCACGAAACATTGCTTCTCATCAGCGATCGACCAGCTCTCAACCCACGGGCATCGCCGCCGAAGATCGGCAGCCATCGATCTCATCAGAGCCGTCTTCCCACCGCCGGTAGTACCGGTAATCAACACGGGGCGTTGGTGATTCAGGTCAATCATCAACCGCCGGCGCCGGCGACCGTGGAGGCCAATGGTAATCTTGACGGGCAACAGATGTGGTGCCGCAGTGCGCCGCTTCGCTTCCGGGTAGGGCATGTCCGCGTCGCGCGCGAGCTCGCGAGCGGCTTTCTTCCAAGCAGATGAGTCAACCATGGGGGATTCAGCCTCCAATCAACCGGCGAGCGCGTCCCAGATTCGCTCTACGCCGTGATCGGTTAGGCGGTACGCATGGCCCAGTGGGTCCTGGTCCCGGAAAGATTATGACTCTCTGATCTGGGCAGTGAGCCGCTAGCATCGGGATGTCCGCCGTGCGTCGGCGTTGCTGTAAGCATAGCGCCAAGGTGGGACAACCGGCACACGGATCACGGTCCGCGTCGCGGGCACAGGTACGTGATGACCTGCTTGCTGGCCGTCGAAAAACTGAGCACCTGATGTCGCACCGTGAAACCTGGGGCCGCAATAGCTGGCGCTACCGATTAGCTGCGTCGGGCGACGAATATCCCGAGGTCGAGGCTGATCTCGACACCATCCTTTTCGACGACGATCCGGGAGTTCTGCGCGCCAGTTGCCGACAGATAATCCCGCCGTTGAGTGACTCGAGGATTCGTTCTCGTTGTACGGGCGTGCCGGGTTCGGGTTCAACACCGAATTGGACATCGACGCACCTTGGCTCGGCGCCTATTCGATCTGGCAGTGCGGCCTGCTCCGGGAGCGCCTCCATCGCGATAGCGTAGTCATCGGAGAATGCACAATCGTTCGCGGCGCCAGACGTCGGGATAACTGGCGGGCAACATAACGAGGCCGTGTCG from Mycobacterium sp. HUMS_12744610 encodes the following:
- a CDS encoding helix-turn-helix domain-containing protein, translated to MSEANSGGDRSHRRPKRFLSPSQKYEIWLQLVRQEVTIAEAAANHQVDRTTIMRIRTIAKEGALAALAAAKPGAAARQRDYELDAAKAENARLSEALKEMAVRLTLVEGKGRWG
- a CDS encoding transposase translates to MATKTALLGLLDQAVDEGWTLRQACHALELGELRAHRWIARRAIGQLVDKIPGGSPMHGLLDEEVSEILALFDQWGETDRSHRKLAHRGSYLGRVWVSPSSVRRVLFLADKHFRPLPKPGRSQRKPFPDWVDYKPNSIWIYDTTHFTRAGMAVLIIQDLVSRKWITEVVSAEETSTQVEIGFTDALDIEGLLQAVERRADGLVDIGIDDQARPILLAVSDNGPQMTSGSTREFMAMSAIAQHFGRPGTPTDQAWIESFNGHLKAEFPHLLAIEDPATLRAELAVTRQFWNGVRLHAGIGYVTPNDEHEGRGEAIRKARQAGLESARNRRLAWHRQQRHTQPIQDPDDVV
- a CDS encoding cytotoxic translational repressor of toxin-antitoxin stability system, with product MTWPAPTRADHDAFCRLEGWTPVRDALGRTGTHHITYELRLPDGRVLRTRISHPPNRQTYGPRLWAHILRDQLQVDESTFWAAVRDNKCPARASVQETAEAVPAEVAALLVNRVGLSRKDIAGLTRDEAIGRLNQFWTEGR
- a CDS encoding prevent-host-death protein; this encodes MTASAWFNSVTEGRAHLRKMLDAAARGLPAGLRRDQAAFALVDGERLRRFLEVQARQPEVIAEADGWSIFIPNTPLSADGPTLAEAATDMIDALREYATDWTERLHAAPNHADNWWIPQLSAVSTDDELSSWLTAGQLAGQA